Proteins found in one Deinococcus fonticola genomic segment:
- the glnA gene encoding type I glutamate--ammonia ligase, translated as MTAQPAEPSPESILSQLQEADVKFLRLQFTDILGNTKNVEVPKSQFQKALNGDVTFDGSAVEGFTRVEESDMLLSPDLSTFLIYPLFSRDAPQDGHERGRVARLICNVTLPDGSPFGGDPRYVLQRQIDRARELGFEMFVGTEPEFFLFERTENGGGTTITHDKAGYFDLAPIDKGERIRREIANKLVDMGFEIEASHHEVAPGQHEIDFRYAPALETADRIATFKFVVKRVAMEYGLLASFLPKPIADVHGSGMHCHLSLFKNGQNAFDDPAGEHGLSATAHHFIAGLLDHAEGLTAITNPLVNSYKRLVPGYEAPVNIAWSTSNRSALIRIPAKRGHSTRAELRSPDPSCNPYLALAAMLAAGLDGLSQKLEPAPAIQRNIFKMTVREKRHHRVKELPGDLREAVNELQKDEVLAAALGEHVLDHYVEAKTAEWREYNQTIHAWELDKYLDLI; from the coding sequence ATGACAGCCCAACCCGCCGAACCCAGCCCCGAAAGCATCCTGTCGCAGTTGCAGGAGGCGGACGTGAAGTTCCTGCGTCTTCAATTCACGGACATTCTGGGCAACACCAAGAACGTGGAGGTTCCGAAATCGCAGTTTCAGAAGGCACTGAATGGCGACGTGACCTTCGACGGCAGCGCCGTGGAGGGCTTCACGCGCGTCGAGGAAAGCGACATGCTGCTCTCCCCCGACCTCTCGACCTTCCTGATCTACCCGCTGTTCTCGCGTGACGCGCCGCAGGACGGTCATGAGCGTGGCCGCGTGGCCCGCCTGATCTGCAACGTGACCCTGCCGGACGGCTCCCCGTTCGGGGGCGATCCCCGGTATGTGCTGCAACGCCAGATCGACCGGGCGCGCGAACTGGGCTTCGAGATGTTCGTGGGCACCGAGCCGGAATTCTTCCTGTTCGAGCGCACCGAGAATGGGGGCGGCACGACCATTACGCACGACAAGGCCGGGTATTTCGATCTGGCGCCCATCGACAAGGGCGAACGCATCCGGCGCGAGATTGCCAACAAACTGGTGGACATGGGCTTCGAGATCGAGGCCAGCCACCATGAAGTCGCCCCCGGCCAGCACGAGATCGACTTCCGGTACGCGCCCGCGCTGGAAACCGCTGACCGAATTGCCACCTTCAAGTTCGTGGTGAAGCGCGTGGCGATGGAATACGGCCTGCTGGCGTCCTTTCTGCCCAAACCCATCGCGGACGTGCATGGCAGCGGGATGCACTGCCACCTGAGCCTTTTCAAAAACGGCCAGAACGCCTTCGACGATCCCGCAGGCGAACATGGCCTGAGCGCCACCGCGCACCATTTCATCGCCGGGCTGCTCGACCATGCCGAGGGCCTGACCGCCATCACCAACCCCCTGGTGAACAGTTACAAGCGGCTGGTGCCGGGGTATGAAGCGCCCGTCAATATCGCGTGGAGCACCAGCAACCGCTCGGCCCTGATTCGCATTCCGGCCAAACGCGGCCACAGCACCCGCGCCGAACTGCGCTCGCCGGACCCCAGTTGCAACCCGTACCTGGCTCTGGCCGCCATGCTGGCCGCTGGCCTGGATGGCCTGAGTCAGAAGCTGGAGCCCGCCCCGGCCATTCAGCGCAACATCTTCAAAATGACCGTGCGTGAAAAACGCCATCACCGCGTCAAGGAATTGCCCGGCGACCTGCGCGAGGCCGTGAACGAGTTGCAGAAGGACGAGGTGCTGGCCGCCGCGCTCGGCGAACACGTGCTCGATCATTACGTCGAGGCGAAAACCGCCGAGTGGCGCGAGTACAACCAGACCATTCACGCCTGGGAACTGGACAAGTACCTGGACCTGATCTGA
- a CDS encoding glutamine synthetase III: MTQLNFDVNAVARKWRVDAKQVASPSELVNDLFASDVLTLEQLSTRLSKPAFKSLRATVQRGEQLDASIADTVALAMKTWAMEKGATHYTHWFQPLTGSTAEKHDSFLNPTGDHVGSAIMSFSGKELIQAEPDASSFPSGGLRATFEARGYTAWDPSSPAFIVRHANGATLCIPSVFASWTGEALDLKIPLLRSIEALNQAVTPAMKLFGASEGTRVSSTLGAEQEYFLITEEYYYRRPDLVMTGRTLFGAKPPRGQELEDHYFGAIPDRVLSFMTDAETQLYALGIPVKTRHNEVAPGQFEIAPIFENSNIAADHQQLIMQVLRTTARKYGLVCLMHEKPFAGVNGSGKHCNWSMGTDAGENLLDPGDTPSENMQFLFFCSAVIKAVDDHQDLLRACVASASNDHRLGANEAPPAIISIFLGAELTDIFERIVSGEGGSRHSAGLMGLGSQVLPEIPVHAGDRNRTSPFAFTGNKFEFRAVGSSQSISFPTTVLNTIAADAVLKLTAELERHLAAGTTLEQAVTEVVKDTYRTYQRIIFNGDGYSTAWHEEAEHGRKLLNLRTSIEAIEALHSQKNIELFGQLGILNERELAARQEIMYDIYFKTVNIEGETTEYLAQTQILPAALSYLAELGEVKAGSKAVDGVTRELVGLSDELYAHLQTLREQNEALGGEEVHEKAHHMRDHVLPAMQDVRAAADKLEKIVSAKHWTLPTYRQMLFVK, from the coding sequence ATGACTCAACTGAACTTCGACGTGAACGCCGTGGCCCGCAAATGGCGCGTGGACGCCAAGCAGGTGGCCAGTCCCAGCGAACTCGTGAACGACCTGTTCGCCAGCGACGTGCTGACCCTGGAACAGCTCAGCACCCGACTGAGCAAACCCGCCTTCAAGAGCCTGCGGGCCACCGTGCAGCGCGGCGAACAACTCGACGCCAGCATCGCCGACACCGTGGCGCTGGCCATGAAGACCTGGGCCATGGAAAAAGGCGCCACGCACTACACCCACTGGTTCCAGCCGCTGACCGGCTCGACCGCCGAGAAGCACGACAGCTTCCTGAACCCCACCGGCGATCATGTCGGCAGCGCCATCATGTCCTTTTCCGGCAAGGAACTGATTCAGGCCGAACCGGACGCCAGCTCCTTCCCCTCGGGCGGCCTGCGCGCCACCTTCGAGGCCCGTGGCTACACGGCCTGGGATCCCTCGTCCCCCGCCTTCATCGTGCGGCACGCCAATGGCGCGACCCTGTGCATTCCCAGCGTGTTCGCCTCGTGGACCGGGGAGGCCCTTGACCTCAAGATTCCCCTGCTGCGGAGTATCGAGGCGCTGAATCAGGCCGTGACGCCCGCCATGAAACTTTTCGGGGCCAGCGAAGGCACCCGCGTCTCCAGCACACTGGGCGCCGAGCAGGAGTATTTCCTGATCACCGAGGAGTACTACTACCGCCGCCCGGACCTGGTGATGACCGGCCGCACGCTGTTCGGTGCCAAACCCCCACGCGGCCAGGAACTGGAAGACCATTACTTCGGGGCGATTCCGGACCGCGTCCTGAGCTTCATGACCGACGCTGAAACGCAACTGTACGCCCTGGGCATCCCGGTCAAGACCCGCCACAACGAGGTAGCGCCCGGCCAGTTCGAGATCGCGCCCATCTTCGAGAACAGCAACATTGCCGCCGACCACCAGCAGCTCATCATGCAGGTGCTGCGCACCACCGCCCGCAAGTACGGCCTGGTGTGCCTGATGCACGAAAAACCCTTCGCGGGCGTCAACGGGTCCGGCAAACACTGCAACTGGAGCATGGGCACCGACGCCGGCGAGAACCTGCTCGACCCCGGCGATACCCCCAGCGAGAACATGCAGTTCCTGTTCTTCTGCTCCGCCGTGATTAAGGCCGTCGACGACCACCAGGATCTTCTGCGGGCCTGCGTCGCCAGCGCCAGCAACGACCACCGCCTCGGGGCCAACGAAGCCCCCCCGGCCATCATTTCGATCTTCCTGGGCGCCGAACTCACCGACATTTTCGAGCGCATCGTCAGCGGTGAGGGCGGCAGCCGCCACTCGGCGGGGCTGATGGGTCTGGGCAGCCAGGTGCTCCCCGAAATCCCGGTGCACGCCGGCGACCGCAACCGCACCAGCCCCTTCGCCTTCACCGGCAACAAATTCGAGTTCCGCGCGGTGGGCAGCAGCCAGAGCATTTCCTTCCCCACCACGGTTCTCAACACCATCGCCGCCGACGCCGTTCTGAAGCTGACCGCCGAACTCGAACGCCACCTCGCCGCAGGCACCACCCTGGAGCAGGCCGTCACCGAGGTCGTCAAGGACACCTACAGGACTTACCAGCGCATCATCTTCAACGGTGACGGGTACTCCACGGCCTGGCATGAAGAAGCCGAGCATGGCCGCAAACTCCTGAACCTCCGCACCAGCATCGAAGCCATCGAGGCCCTGCACAGCCAGAAGAACATCGAGCTGTTCGGCCAGCTGGGCATCCTGAACGAACGCGAACTCGCCGCCCGCCAGGAAATCATGTACGACATCTACTTCAAAACCGTCAACATCGAAGGCGAAACCACCGAGTACCTGGCCCAGACCCAGATTCTGCCCGCCGCCCTCAGTTACCTCGCCGAACTGGGCGAAGTCAAAGCCGGCAGCAAAGCGGTCGACGGCGTTACCAGGGAACTCGTGGGCCTCAGCGACGAACTGTACGCCCACCTTCAGACGTTGCGGGAGCAGAACGAGGCCCTCGGCGGCGAGGAAGTCCACGAAAAAGCCCACCACATGCGTGACCACGTGCTGCCCGCCATGCAGGACGTGCGCGCCGCCGCCGACAAACTGGAAAAAATCGTCAGTGCCAAGCACTGGACACTGCCCACCTACCGCCAGATGCTGTTCGTGAAGTAA